TATCGCTCACCGCGCCATAGACATTCAAGATGTCCGCGGCAATCACGGTAAGCCCGGCAGCCTGGCAGAAGAGCAGCAATGGCTAGATCGCTTATTCCGTGAACAGCAATACTCAGACGCATTCCGCTTAGTAAATAATGACTCCGACGAATTTAGTTGGTGGCCAGACGGCGAGCCCGGCACCAACGGTTGGCGGGTAGATATGCAGATAACATCAGAGCACATGACGCCAAGAGTAGAATATGGCGCCATCTATAAAGTGCAGGCCTTTGGCAAGCACGCGCCCGTCATTATGGATTATGACTTTGAACTACCAGAGAGCCCATTCTAGGGCTCTCCTATTTAGGCATTTAAGCCAAGGACTCTCGCTGAGCCGTCACTAGCTCGGCAATACCTTTTTCGGCCAGATCCATCATCGCGTTCATTTCAGTGCGACTAAAAGTTGCACCTTCAGCAGTACCCTGCACCTCGATAACACCGCCCTTATCATCCATCACCACATTCATATCGGTTTCGGCTGTCGAATCTTCGGCGTAATCTAAGTCTAATACTGGCACACCTTGATACACACCAACTGAAATTGCCGCGACCTGCTGCAACAGCGGATTACCGCTAATCAAGCCATCTGCGCGCAATTTAGCAATCGCATCAGCTAGCGCAATATACGCACCGGTGATGGACGCGGTTCGCGTGCCGCCGTCAGCCTGAATGACATCGCAATCCAGATAAATGGTGTTCTCGCCCAACATAGTCAAATCAACCGCGGCACGCAGCGAGCGACCAATAAGACGCTGAATTTCTTGGGTGCGGCCGCTCTGCTTGCCCCGCGCTGCTTCTCGATCCATACGACTACCAGTGGAGCGTGGCAACATACCGTACTCCGCGGTAAGCCAACCTTGGCCCTTACCACGCAAGAAACCGGGCACACTGTTCTGCACCGACGCAGTACAAATAACTTTGGTATCCCCCATTTCAATTAAAACGGAACCCTCTGCGTGGCAGGTAAAATTACGACTAATCCGCACAGTACGCTTTTCATCGTAGGCGCGCTCACTCGGCCTTACTACAGTCATATTGCTCTCCTTTTTGAAGCCCACAGTATAACCGCTAGGCGTTGCCAACAGGTTAAAACACCGCACCAAGGTCAATATAAACTCGTCAATGCTTAGGCCCCCGCTAATATCCACACACTTGTTAAAAGCACGCCTAGCAGCACACGAATGACCGACATGTGCCATTCTAGTAGTGATTTATCCCAGTATTTCCTGCCAGTAACTTTTCGCCTTCGCAGGCCATTTAGGCTTACACTATCTAAACTAAAATCAAAAAAAGCAGGGGAATCCTTTGACTACCAGCAGTATGACCGCCTTTGCCCACCAACGTTTTGACTACCCTTGGGGCAGCGTCACTTGGGAACTACGTTCGGTTAATCACCGCTACCTAGAGCTATCATTTAAGTTACCAGAGAACTGGCGACAACTAGAACCCAGTCTGCGCGACGCACTTCGCAGCAAACTCCAGCGCGGCAAAGTTGAATGCGCATTGCGGGTGCAACAACACAGCCAGCAGCAAGATCTGCAACTCAATGACGAACTCGCCAATCAAATTTTAACCGCGGCAAACGGCCTTAAAACTCATATTGCCCACACCGCCCCCATTAACGTCTTGGAATTACTGCGCTGGCCCGGCGTACTAGAACCACAAACCCTAGACAACGACGCCATAAGCAAACAACTAGTGGACGGCTTTAATACCGCGCTGGACGAACATATTGCCACCCGCCAGCGCGAAGGCAGCGCACTCGCCCAATTAATCGAACAACGCCTAGACACCATTGGAGATATCGTCACCGATATTCGCAGCAAAATGCCCAGCATTGTCATCGCCCAGCGCGACAAACTGCAGCAACGCCTCGCCGAACTCAAAGTTGAGCTCGACCCCAACCGCCTAGAAGCAGAAATTGCATTAATAGCGCAAAAGGCTGACGTAGATGAAGAGCTAGACCGCCTAGATACCCACGTCAAAGAAGTGCGACGAGTCATTAAAAAAGGCGGCGCCAGCGGCCGACGCTTAGATTTCTTTATGCAGGAACTCAACCGCGAAGCCAACACCTTGTCATCTAAAGCGGTGGTAGCGGAGAGCACACAGGCGGCGGTAGAGCTGAAGGTTTTAATAGAACAAATGCGAGAGCAGATCCAGAATATTGAGTAAGATTCTTGCTCAAGGGCGGACGGCCATTTGGAACGATGAGCTACCTGACGTTGCGCACCAGAACCACGCATTTAAGGCCATTATATTCTTAAAAGAGCAAAGTGACGTTTGGCTGGAGTATCTCAACACTCCTTTTGCTCGTGACTATTTTGCGGGGTCGAACAAGCAGACAACCAACTTGGTATCCATTAATAAGACCCAGCTCCGAGGGCGCTTGATTGCCATACCACCAACAGACGAAAAACAGCATCGTCGCCAAAGTCGATCAACTGATGACCCTATGCAACCAGCTCAAAGCCTGCCTGAAACGCGCCCAGTAAACCCAACTACATCTGACCGATGCGATGGTTGAAGAGGACTAAACCGATGAGTAAGGACGAGAAGTCAGACAAACAGCCTGCCGCGGAGGATCAACAACTTCCGCTGTTTGAATTCGATGCAAAAATCAAAGCACTAGCGCATCCACCAACAGCTGACGAGATCGCCAAGGCTGAGAGGAGTCCGTTTAGCAGGCACATCGTCTATGTCGATGAGAGTGGCGATCACAACTTGCAAACCATCGATCAGAGTTACCCCATTTTCGTGCTGGCTTTTTGTGTGTTCCACAAACGCCACTACAGCGAAGCCATCGTACCGGCGCTGGAGAAATTCAAATTCAATCACTTTGGCCACGACCAAGTAGTGCTTCATGAAAACGAAATTCGGCGGCGAAAGGGGATGTTCAATATCTTCCAGAGCAGAGAGCATCAGCAGTCCTTCATGGATGAACTGACCGAAATTATAGAGTTCAGCAACTTCATTTTGATCAGCGCTACGATCGATAAACGCTCCCTCAGCAAGCAAAGTGCATCCGACAACGCCTATCACATAGCTCTAAGAATGTGCATGGAAACGCTTTATGAGTTCTTGCAGGAAAAAGGCGAACACGAAAAGAAGACCCATATCGTCGTTGAGTGCAGAGGTAGCAAGGAAGACGCCGAGCTGGAGCTAGAGTTTCGCAGAATCTGTGACGGCAACAACCGTATGGGTATCTCACTACCTTTCGAGATTCTCTTTGCCGATAAGAAGGTGATGTCTTCAGGGCTGCAGCTCGCCGATTTAGTTGCTCGACCGATTGGCCTCAAGACATTGAGGCCAGAGCAAAACAATCGAGCCTTCGAGGTACTGAAGAAGAAATTCTACTGTGACGGGGGGCGCGAAGAGGTGGGTAAGAACTATGAAGGGCTAGGCATGAAAATTTTCCCTACCCCAAACAGCGAAAAACCCCGATGAAACCACCGAGGTTGTAACGCCGACCGGGTCTGCCCAATCCACTTGCGATGAATTATAGAGTATTTGCCCTCTATTGCAAGTTTAAAGCCCGCAAAATCTTTATCCTTCTCCTTCGGAACTACTCTCAATCCAGGTATCAGTTAAGTTAGGAGTCGCACTCTGTCGGGCGATATTAGCCTAACTGGCAGACCCAAGCTAATCGGTGGGCATAGAGGGACTCCAAGTAAAAAATCACCCATAATATCCTGATATATAATTATACTAAGTTGTGCTCTATGAGCAGATTCAGAATATTGAGTGATGCTAAAAGGGAATGCTTTTAAAAATAAAATCGACAGAAGGTTTCAGCTCTATGCCGCTCCGCGCGGCAAGGAGTTTGGCATGAGGTCTTCTAATAGCTCGAAATTCTGTCCTTAAATCGCTTGAAAGTCTGCCAAAGGGTGGCTGGCAACAAAAACAGAAGGCGAGCTTCAGCCGGTCTTTGGCCCGAAGATTAACCGACACCGAATATCTCCATCTTCCCAGCGTGAACCGTCATATTCCGCCAGCAGATGACAGCAAATGAAATTAGCCCTAAAACGCACGGCCAGATCAGCGTGTAAAAACGCCTAAGATCAAACATCGTCCTTCAATTTGATAGACCGTGACGGCCCTTCAATCAGGTCGTATAATCCCTAGCCTACATCGCGGCCACCACCGCGAACTCGATAAAAGGACGCCCTTTTCGCTATGCACAGTCAAGGTACGCTCTATACCATTTCAGCACCGTCCGGCGCAGGCAAAACCAGCTTAGTCGCGAAGTTACTAGCGCAAACTCCTCGGCTTGGAGTGTCGGTCTCCCATACCACACGCGCTATGCGACCCGGCGAACAGGATGGGGTGAACTATCACTTTGTGTCCCATGCAGACTTTCAGTCCATGCTAGATAAAGCGGCTTTTCTTGAACACGCGCAGGTGTTTGATAATTTTTATGGCACCTCACAGCAGTGGGTTGAGTCCCAACTAGCCACTGGCGAGGATGTGATTTTAGAGATCGATTGGCAGGGCGCGCAGCAAGTTAGGCGCTTAATGCCGGATACAGTGGCAATTTTCATTATGCCACCGTCAAAAGAAGCCTTGAATGAACGTCTCACTGGCCGAGGTCAAGATGGCAGCGATGTGATACAGCGGCGCATGGATGCCGCCGTCGCGGAAATGTCCCACTATATTGAAAGCGACTACCTGGTGATTAATGACGATTTCGATACCGCACTGGCAGATTTAGAGGCCATTGTTCGCAGCCGTCGCCTAACCTTGGCGAGTCAGGAGCTCCGTCATCGAGTTTTACTTTCTGCGCTACTGTCATAAGCGCTGGCTATTTGTTAAACTAAGCCCCCATTAACAGCGCGCGATTTGTGCGCTGATTTTATTTAGTCCGCAGGATACACATCATGGCCCGAATTACTGTAGAAGACTGCCTACAAGCCGTCGATAACCGCTTTGAATTAGTTATGGTTGCAAGCAAGCGCGCCCACGCACTGGCTACTGGCGGCAAAGAAGCACGGGTTCCAGAAGAGGGCGACAAACCAACTGTTATTGCCTTGCGTGAACTGGCTGAAGGCAAAATTACTCGCGAAGAAGTGATGGCGGCGAATCCTACTGCAGAAGACCAGGAATTAGATCTGAGCGCTGAGCTAGGCGCTAGCTCACTGTAACTCTGCGTCTATAGGGGCGCCAATGCATCAATACAGTTTTTTCAATCCAAGTTACGGCAAGAAAGAGCCGGCCGGATCGATTGACGCCCTTGCAAAATCTCTTGCCGACTACCTCTCGCCTGACCAGATAAAGCAGGTTAAGCGGGCCTATTATTACGCTGAACAAGCCCACGAAGGTCAAAATCGCCGCAGCGGTGAAGCCTACGTCACCCATCCATTAGCTGTAGCCACTATCCTGTCTGAAATGCATATGGACGCCCAAAGTTTAATGGCGGCCATGCTCCATGACGTCATTGAAGATACCAGCGTGACCAAGCAGGGCCTCAGCGATCAGTTTGGCGATGTGGTAGCAGAGCTGGTTGACGGTGTATCTAAGCTGACCCGTATCGAGTTTCAATCTAAGGCCGAGCAACAGGCAGAGAACTTCCAGAAAATGGCTTTGGCCATGGCGAAGGACATTCGTGTCATCTTGGTAAAACTCGCAGACCGCCTGCACAATATGCGCACCCTCGGGGCGATGCCCGCCGAAAAGCGCCGTCGCATTGCCCGCGAGACCCTCGAGATTTACGCCCCCATTGCGCAACGTTTAGGCATGCACAATATTCGTGTTGAATTTGAAGACCTGGGTTTTATGTCTACGCATCCCATGCGTGCCCGGCGTATTCGCAAAGCGATTACCACCCGCTTCGGTGATCGAAATAAGACCATCTCAAGCATTCGCGAAAACATTGAAAATTGCCTGACAGAGGAAGGCCACACCGCCAATGTGATTGGCCGTGAAAAACACTTGTTTAGCATTTACACCAAGATGCGCAACAAACGGAAGTCCCTAAAAGAGATTATGGATCTCTATGCGTTTCGCATTGTGGTTGACTCCGTTGACTCCTGCTACCGAGTTTTAGGTTGCGTACACAGCCTATATAAGCCCGTGCCGGGACAATTCAAAGACTATATCGCTATTCCCAAGGCAAACGGCTATCAGTCTTTGCACACGGTGCTGTTCGGTATGGAAGGTGTGCCCATTGAAATTCAAATCCGCACCCACGATATGGAAGAAATGGCCAATAACGGTATTGCCGCACATTGGCGATACAAGTCTAACGATCAAGAACCAAAGCGTAATTCCAGCCATGCCCGCGCTCGTCTATGGGTACAAGGCTTACTGGAAATGCAGGAGCGCGCTGGCGACTCCCTGGAATTTATCGAGAACGTCAAAATCGATTTATTCCCCGATGAGGTCTATGTCTTCACCCCCCGTGGCGACATTATGGAATTACCTGCAGGCGCCACCGCGGTTGATTTTGCCTACGCAGTCCACAGTGACATTGGCAATAGCTGCGTGGCCTGCCGCATAAATCGCCGTTTAGCGCCATTGTCGGAAACCCTGGAAAGCGGGCAGACCGTTGAAGTGATCACCACACCAGGCGCGCAGCCCAATCCCGCGTGGTTACAATTTGTCGTTACTGCCAAGGCCCGCACGGGTATTCGCCACTACCTTAAATATCAGCGCAAAACTGAGGCGGTTAGCCTTGGCCACCGTATGCTAGAGCGCGCCCTAGCCAGCATGGATGAAAATCTAGCTGATCTAGACGACAAGTACTTAATACAACTGGTGGACTCCACCCACGCCAAGTCGACCGACAACATATACGAACAAATTGGGATGGGTAACCGCGTTGCGTACTTAACTGCCCGCCAATTGATTAACTTGCGTGATGAAATTCGCGATGGCGACGAAAAGTTGCGTGCGCCACTAACCCGACAATCCATGGTTATTCACGGCACTGAAGGATTCCTGGTTAACTTTGCTCGCTGCTGCTACCCCATCCCCGGCGACCATATTGTCGGCATAGTCAGCTCTGAAAAAGGCGTGGTGGTGCACTGCGAAAACTGTCACAACAGCATTGAACTTAGCAGCCAACCAGAACGCGTGGTACCACTGAGCTGGGCCGAAAATATCGACCGCGACTTCTCTGTGGAAATGAAGGTCGAGATTTCCAAACAGCGCGGTATTATTGCGGTGCTGGCAACCCGCGTAAATGGCGCCGACGGCAGTATCGAGAAAATTAGCGTAGAAGAAGAAAACCCAAAAATCAGCACGATCCATCTTATCGTTGGGGTGCGCTCGCGGGTGCATTTAGCCAATGTGATGCGCCGAGTTCGCAACATCCCAGCCGTTATCAAAGTCACCAGAGAGCGCAATTAACACCATCAAGCCGCCTCACTCCCATTTTATTACACCTTGTAAGGACAACACTGTGAGTAACAAAGAAATCATTGCAACGAATAATGCCCCACAAGCTATTGGCCCCTACTCCCAAGCCGTTAAAGTCGGTAACACCGTGTATTTATCCGGTCAAATACCGCTTATTCCCGACACCATGGAAATGATTGAAGGCGGTATTACCGAGCAGGCAACACAGGTATTTAAAAACCTGTCAGCCGTGGCCGAAGCTGCGGGTGGCAGCTTAAACGATGCTGCCAAAGTGAATATTTCACTAACGGATCTTGGCGAGTTCACGCAGGTAAACGAGGTCATGATGCAGTATTTTAGCCACCCTTACCCAGCTCGGGCCTGCGTGCAAATTGCCGCGCTACCGCGCGGCGCGATGATTGAAGTGGAAGTGATTTTAGCGCTGTAAGTAATGCCCGCCTGATTAAGCTCCACAGTAGCGCTGGCCGATAACACCCTCGGCCAGCTCCCACTTTACTATGCTTTTAATTTACGCCATTCATTTAACACCGGCACAAAGCCCTGTCTGAATGTTGGATATTTCATTTGGTAGCCGCTGTCGCGCAAGCGTTTATTGGAACAGCGTTTACTGCCGGCACGAGTCACTGGCTGACCGTTACCCGCGTAAACCACGCCCAGCTCCGCCGCCAACCACGCTTGAACATCTTGGATACTTGCCGGCTCGTCATCCACACCAACGTAGCAGCTTGCTATCGACGCTTGATCTTCAACTAGATCGATCAAGTGGCTAAGAAATCCAACACAATCGTCCCGATGAATTCTATTACTGTAATGCAGCGGCTCCGGCGGCGCGCAATCCCCATCGATTACCTTGTTCAGCATCTGCAAACGCCCAGTGCCATAAATACCACCAAAGCGGATATTCGAATACGGCCATCCAGTGGCTGCGACGGCGCGCTCGGCACGCAGCAGACTCTGCCCCGAAAAACGACTGGGCTCAGTGGCACTTTGTTCATCTATCCATTCATTATTGGCTTGCGCGTACACCCCGGTACTGGAGACAAACAACACCAAACGCGGAGGCTCAGCCATCGCCGCGAGTAAATTATTAAGCCCTTCTTCAAATATCGCCCGGTAGCCTTCCGCGCCATTGCCTGCGGGCGTTAAGGTAATCACCACATAGTCTGCCCGCAAGGGAGCCAAGTTTGCTAAGCTTTGCGGACTGCACACATCTGCCGCCAATGGCGTGATACCGGCCGCCAGCTTGTCAGTATTTCGGCGCATACCCTGTACACACCAGCCACGCGCCAGATAGATTTCTGCCAAGCCATTACCAATATCACCACAACCCACAATTAAAAGTGATTTTTGCTCATTCATGCCCAAGTGTCCTCTGCTGTGAATGCCGCCTCGAGTCGGTCATAATCGATGTTAAGAGGCGGATCATCGCCGCTTTATAAATCCTGCGCCGATCTTAGCATTTTAATAATCACGAGGACGACCATGACTACGCCCGCGACCCGACGAATTGTTAGCGTGAACAAAGAAGATCACAGCCTGAGTATCGCCACGGAAGCGATGCCCAGCCCAGCCGCAAATGAAGTCCTAATTAAAGTAACGGCCGCGGGCATAAACCGGCCCGACCTTATGCAGCGCTACGGCCTATACCCAGCACCTAGTAATGCTAGCCCGGTATTGGGCTTAGAGGTCGCGGGTGAAGTCATTGCCGTTGGCAGCGATGTTCGCCGCTGGAAAGCCGGCGACCTAGTTTGCGCCCTGTGCAATGGCGGTGGCTACGCCGACTATACCGTCGCACCGGCCAGCCAATGTCTACCGATTCCCCAGGGTGTCACAACTCGAGACGCCGCGGCATTACCAGAAGCGCTGTTTACGGTTTGGCATAATGTGTTTCAACGCGCCAATTTAAAGGCCGGTGAAAACTTTTTGGTTCACGGCGGCAGCAGTGGCATTGGCACAACCGCCATTCAACTTGCCAGCGCCGTTGGCGCCCACGTTTACACCACCGCAGGTAGCGCCGAAAAATGCGCGGCCTGTGAAGAGTTAGGTGCGATTAAAGCCATAAATTATAAAACTGACGACTTTGCCCTCGCACTGGCAGACACCCCAAACCGCAAAGGCATGGATGTCATTTTAGATATGGTGGGCGGCGATTATGTGCAGAGAGACATTAACCTCGCCGCCGAAGATGGCCGCATCGTATTTATCGCCTTTCAAAGCGGCTTTAGCGCCGACATTAATTTCCTGCCGGTACTAATGAAGCGGCTTACCATTACTGCGTCTACCCTGCGCGCGCAAAGTGGCGAGCAGAAGGCAAAAATGGCAGCCGAAATTGAAGAGCGCGTTTATCCGCTAATCGCAGCAGGCAAATTTTCTCCGCTCATAGACAAGGTGTTTCGCTTTGAGGACATTACTGAGGCCCATGCACGCATGGAGGGTGGCGAACACATCGGAAAAATTCTGATCACGTTTTAAACGACGCATCAGAGTGCTCAGCTAGCATTGCCTTTCGCAATCGAGAATGTACTATTAAGCGCCATAGCGCTTGGCTATTGAACTGGATAATTTATGACCTTGACCGAATTGCGCTACATTCTCGCCTTAAAAGATACCGGCCACTTTGGTAGAGCCGCCGAGAAGTGCTTTGTCAGTCAACCCACCCTCAGTGTCGCTATTAAGAAGTTAGAAGACGAACTCGATATTCCACTGTTTGAGCGCAGCCGTGGCCAAGTACAGACCACCCCCGTTGGCGAGCAGGTTATTCAGCAGGCAAGAATTGTCCTCGAACAGGCCAATCATATTCGCGAGCTGGCCAATCAAGGCAGGGACCCTCTAGGCACACCCTTGGCAATAGGCGCCATTCATACCGTTGGTCCCTATCTGTATCCGCGCTGCATTCCTCTGATTCGCGAACACGCGCCAGAGATGCCGCTGTATATAGAAGAGAATTTAACCGCGGTACTACGGGAAAAATTACGCGCCTCAACATTAGACGCCATTATTGTTGCGCTGCCGTTTAACGAAAGCGATGTGGTCACCCAGCCACTGTACGAAGAGCCCTTTGTGGTGTTGTTACCCAGCGACCACCCTTTGGCCAAAAAATCTGCCTTGCATCACGATGATCTCGTTGACGAAAATGTGCTGCTATTGGGCGAAGGCCACTGCTTCCGCGACCAAGTCATGGCCGCCTGCCCTGGCCTGAGTAAAACCTTTGCCAATGGCGATCGCCTGCTGCAATCGGTTGTAGAGGGAAGCTCATTAGAGACGCTAAAACACATGGTGGTGTCTAAACTTGGCATTACAATATTACCGCTGTCGGCGGCACAAGTTGCACCCTATGGCGACGGCGTATTGTGCACGCGGCCCTTTGCCAATCCGCCAAGCCGCACTGTTGCGCTGGCGTGGCGCGCTAGCTTCCCTCGTCATCAGGCCGTCGCTGTTATTAGCAAGGCGATAAAAGCCACTGCGCCCGCCTTCGCGGCCAGCGCAGACTAATGACTCAAGCACTAGATCAGATTAGCGTAAATACCCTTAAAGGGGTGGGGCCACGATTGCAGGAAAAGCTGGCGGCGCTGGGCGTCACCAGTGTGCAAGATTTACTATTTCATCTTCCGCTACGCTACCAAGACCGCACTCGCATCACGCCCTTAGGAGCCCTGCAACTCAATACCGACGTGGTGTTCGAAGGCACCATATTACTTTCAGACATTGTATTTGGTCGGCGTCGCAGCCTCGTTTGCCGGCTGCAGGACAGCACCGGCACCACCACGCTGCGGTTTTTCCACTTTAATGCTGCACAGAAAGCCCAGCTCATCCCCGGCACCAAACTGCGCTGCTATGGTGAGGCGCGCCGTGGTAGTGGCGGGCTGGAATTTTACCACCCCGAATACACGGTTATAAGCGACGACACTCCAATTGCAGTAGAAGAGCGACTGACACCGATCTACCCCAGCACCGAGGGGTTTGCCCAAACGAGCTGGCGCAAACTATGCGACCAAGCACTGCAATACCTAGACCGCCACCCAATTACAGAATGGCTGCCCAGCAACGCCTTAGCGACGAACATCGGCGACAATCGATGGACATTGGCTGAGGCGCTGCGCTATTTGCACCACCCACCCAGAGACGCCTCAATAAGCCAATTACAAGACGGACGCCACCCTAGCCA
This portion of the Zhongshania sp. R06B22 genome encodes:
- the rph gene encoding ribonuclease PH, whose amino-acid sequence is MTVVRPSERAYDEKRTVRISRNFTCHAEGSVLIEMGDTKVICTASVQNSVPGFLRGKGQGWLTAEYGMLPRSTGSRMDREAARGKQSGRTQEIQRLIGRSLRAAVDLTMLGENTIYLDCDVIQADGGTRTASITGAYIALADAIAKLRADGLISGNPLLQQVAAISVGVYQGVPVLDLDYAEDSTAETDMNVVMDDKGGVIEVQGTAEGATFSRTEMNAMMDLAEKGIAELVTAQRESLA
- a CDS encoding YicC/YloC family endoribonuclease yields the protein MTTSSMTAFAHQRFDYPWGSVTWELRSVNHRYLELSFKLPENWRQLEPSLRDALRSKLQRGKVECALRVQQHSQQQDLQLNDELANQILTAANGLKTHIAHTAPINVLELLRWPGVLEPQTLDNDAISKQLVDGFNTALDEHIATRQREGSALAQLIEQRLDTIGDIVTDIRSKMPSIVIAQRDKLQQRLAELKVELDPNRLEAEIALIAQKADVDEELDRLDTHVKEVRRVIKKGGASGRRLDFFMQELNREANTLSSKAVVAESTQAAVELKVLIEQMREQIQNIE
- a CDS encoding DUF3800 domain-containing protein; translation: MSKDEKSDKQPAAEDQQLPLFEFDAKIKALAHPPTADEIAKAERSPFSRHIVYVDESGDHNLQTIDQSYPIFVLAFCVFHKRHYSEAIVPALEKFKFNHFGHDQVVLHENEIRRRKGMFNIFQSREHQQSFMDELTEIIEFSNFILISATIDKRSLSKQSASDNAYHIALRMCMETLYEFLQEKGEHEKKTHIVVECRGSKEDAELELEFRRICDGNNRMGISLPFEILFADKKVMSSGLQLADLVARPIGLKTLRPEQNNRAFEVLKKKFYCDGGREEVGKNYEGLGMKIFPTPNSEKPR
- the gmk gene encoding guanylate kinase; this encodes MHSQGTLYTISAPSGAGKTSLVAKLLAQTPRLGVSVSHTTRAMRPGEQDGVNYHFVSHADFQSMLDKAAFLEHAQVFDNFYGTSQQWVESQLATGEDVILEIDWQGAQQVRRLMPDTVAIFIMPPSKEALNERLTGRGQDGSDVIQRRMDAAVAEMSHYIESDYLVINDDFDTALADLEAIVRSRRLTLASQELRHRVLLSALLS
- the rpoZ gene encoding DNA-directed RNA polymerase subunit omega produces the protein MARITVEDCLQAVDNRFELVMVASKRAHALATGGKEARVPEEGDKPTVIALRELAEGKITREEVMAANPTAEDQELDLSAELGASSL
- a CDS encoding RelA/SpoT family protein, whose translation is MHQYSFFNPSYGKKEPAGSIDALAKSLADYLSPDQIKQVKRAYYYAEQAHEGQNRRSGEAYVTHPLAVATILSEMHMDAQSLMAAMLHDVIEDTSVTKQGLSDQFGDVVAELVDGVSKLTRIEFQSKAEQQAENFQKMALAMAKDIRVILVKLADRLHNMRTLGAMPAEKRRRIARETLEIYAPIAQRLGMHNIRVEFEDLGFMSTHPMRARRIRKAITTRFGDRNKTISSIRENIENCLTEEGHTANVIGREKHLFSIYTKMRNKRKSLKEIMDLYAFRIVVDSVDSCYRVLGCVHSLYKPVPGQFKDYIAIPKANGYQSLHTVLFGMEGVPIEIQIRTHDMEEMANNGIAAHWRYKSNDQEPKRNSSHARARLWVQGLLEMQERAGDSLEFIENVKIDLFPDEVYVFTPRGDIMELPAGATAVDFAYAVHSDIGNSCVACRINRRLAPLSETLESGQTVEVITTPGAQPNPAWLQFVVTAKARTGIRHYLKYQRKTEAVSLGHRMLERALASMDENLADLDDKYLIQLVDSTHAKSTDNIYEQIGMGNRVAYLTARQLINLRDEIRDGDEKLRAPLTRQSMVIHGTEGFLVNFARCCYPIPGDHIVGIVSSEKGVVVHCENCHNSIELSSQPERVVPLSWAENIDRDFSVEMKVEISKQRGIIAVLATRVNGADGSIEKISVEEENPKISTIHLIVGVRSRVHLANVMRRVRNIPAVIKVTRERN
- a CDS encoding RidA family protein; translation: MSNKEIIATNNAPQAIGPYSQAVKVGNTVYLSGQIPLIPDTMEMIEGGITEQATQVFKNLSAVAEAAGGSLNDAAKVNISLTDLGEFTQVNEVMMQYFSHPYPARACVQIAALPRGAMIEVEVILAL
- a CDS encoding NAD(P)H-quinone oxidoreductase, which codes for MTTPATRRIVSVNKEDHSLSIATEAMPSPAANEVLIKVTAAGINRPDLMQRYGLYPAPSNASPVLGLEVAGEVIAVGSDVRRWKAGDLVCALCNGGGYADYTVAPASQCLPIPQGVTTRDAAALPEALFTVWHNVFQRANLKAGENFLVHGGSSGIGTTAIQLASAVGAHVYTTAGSAEKCAACEELGAIKAINYKTDDFALALADTPNRKGMDVILDMVGGDYVQRDINLAAEDGRIVFIAFQSGFSADINFLPVLMKRLTITASTLRAQSGEQKAKMAAEIEERVYPLIAAGKFSPLIDKVFRFEDITEAHARMEGGEHIGKILITF
- a CDS encoding hydrogen peroxide-inducible genes activator — translated: MTLTELRYILALKDTGHFGRAAEKCFVSQPTLSVAIKKLEDELDIPLFERSRGQVQTTPVGEQVIQQARIVLEQANHIRELANQGRDPLGTPLAIGAIHTVGPYLYPRCIPLIREHAPEMPLYIEENLTAVLREKLRASTLDAIIVALPFNESDVVTQPLYEEPFVVLLPSDHPLAKKSALHHDDLVDENVLLLGEGHCFRDQVMAACPGLSKTFANGDRLLQSVVEGSSLETLKHMVVSKLGITILPLSAAQVAPYGDGVLCTRPFANPPSRTVALAWRASFPRHQAVAVISKAIKATAPAFAASAD